Proteins encoded within one genomic window of Solea senegalensis isolate Sse05_10M linkage group LG11, IFAPA_SoseM_1, whole genome shotgun sequence:
- the LOC122777548 gene encoding protein-glutamine gamma-glutamyltransferase 2-like — protein sequence MTRRMGGVPIRFHRLQIPCGGRFPTGTSTNKHRLQLKCHFFTQEQRAKNSTANMSKVLDIERCDLNIKKNNSSHHTELYGEERLIVRRGQPFIVVLHMKPGKEIKLDQTSLTLIAEVGPLPRKESDTKVSFSLHDSIVETEWSASAICDPSGNTVSMTINSSPDSPIGVYSLTLDQDGQKTSLAQFTLLFNAWCTGDAVYMSSEAKRQEYVLAQHGQLYRGTFKRIRPLPWNFGQFEPGTLDICLKILDENPKFISDADKDCTARKSPVYVSRVLSAMINSNDDQGVLVGAWGDIPDDGVHPGTWIGSGDILHQWAESGPVHYGQCWVFAAVACTVSRALGIPCRVVTNFGSAHDTDASLRIEKLYTVNNERISTDDSIWNFHVWVDSWMTRPDLGVEYDGWQTSDPTPQETSEGVFCCGPASLKAIKEGDLTKKYDAPFIFAEVNADVVYMVRLSNGDIYTLRESTDVVGRSISTKAVGSDERHDITHQYKYPEGSEEERRVYHKAQHHNKLEKRGAEPGLQLKIKLSDNMIVGLDFEVHAVLTNNYMRESSCYAMFFAKAVGYNGKLGETCAFVSEKVKLSPGEVRRLPLKLEYGHYGPIITSDKLVQVSAITFDNDNFDYHRAEKTIVLDEPDIEIKLEGDVTVNNQVAAELSMKNTLPEPLQNCSFTIEGIGLTQGKPITVKIGTVGPKQDAKANICFTPNNAGPTVLVVNFDSDKLRHVKGFINVVVKP from the exons ATGACTAGACGGATGGGGGGCGTCCCGATCCGGTTTCACAGGCTACAAATACCCTGTGGGGGCCGGTTCCCTACAGGGACATCAACCAATAAACACAGACTGCAGCTGAAGTGTCACTTCTTCACACAGGAGCAAAGAGCGAAGAACTCAACTGCAAATATGAGTAAAG TGTTGGACATTGAGCGCTGTGATCTgaatattaaaaagaacaacagCAGCCATCATACAGAGCTTTATGGAGAGGAGCGTTTGATTGTCAGAAGGGGACAGCCCTTCATCGTCGTTTTACACATGAAACCTGGCAAAGAGATCAAACTTGATCAAACAAGCCTCACACTCATCGCTGAAGTTG GTCCTTTGCCCAGAAAAGAATCCGACACAAAGGTTTCCTTCAGTTTACATGACTCCATAGTTGAGACTGAATGGAGTGCATCTGCGATTTGCGATCCCTCTGGAAACACAGTGTCTATGACTATCAATTCCTCCCCCGATAGTCCAATAGGAGTGTATTCTCTGACCTTGGACCAGGATGGACAAAAGACCAGTTTAGCACAATTCACTCTGCTCTTTAATGCTTGGTGCACCG GAGATGCTGTTTACATGAGCAGTGAGGCAAAGAGGCAGGAGTATGTGTTAGCACAGCATGGCCAACTCTACAGGGGAACCTTTAAACGCATCAGACCGCTCCCCTGGAACTTTGGACAG TTTGAACCAGGGACACTGGATATCTGTCTAAAGATCTTAGACGAAAACCCCAAATTTATTTCAGATGCTGACAAGGATTGCACTGCCAGGAAGAGTCCTGTCTATGTGTCCAGGGTGCTGAGTGCCATG ATCAACAGTAACGATGACCAGGGAGTGCTGGTGGGAGCATGGGGAGATATTCCAGATGATGGGGTTCATCCAGGAACGTGGATCGGTAGTGGGGACATTTTACACCAGTGGGCAGAAAGTGGCCCTGTCCACTACGGCCAGTGTTGGGTCTTTGCTGCAGTTGCATGCACAG TGTCCCGAGCCCTGGGCATCCCATGTCGCGTGGTCACCAACTTTGGATCAGCTCACGATACTGATGCCAGCCTGCGGATAGAAAAGctgtacactgtaaataatgaaagaatTTCTACTGATGATTCAATATG GAATTTCCATGTTTGGGTGGATAGCTGGATGACTCGTCCCGACTTGGGGGTTGAGTATGATGGATGGCAAACCAGTGATCCAACTCCACAGGAAACAAGCGAGG GGGTTTTCTGCTGTGGACCGGCTTCTCTGAAGGCCATCAAGGAAGGAGACCTGACCAAGAAGTATGACGCTCCCTTCATTTTTGCAGAG GTTAATGCAGATGTTGTGTACATGGTGCGTCTGTCAAATGGGGATATTTACACACTCCGTGAATCCACTGATGTTGTGGGACGCTCCATCAGCACTAAAGCTGTGGGCTCAGATGAGagacatgacatcacacaccaATACAAGTATCCAGAAG GCTCTGAGGAGGAAAGGCGAGTGTATCACAAGGCTCAGCACCATAACAAGCTGGAGAAGCGAGGAGCAGAGCCGGGACTTCAGCtcaag aTCAAACTTTCAGACAACATGATTGTGGGCTTGGACTTTGAGGTGCACGCTGTCCTCACCAACAATTACATGAGGGAATCATCCTGCTACGCCATGTTCTTCGCCAAAGCTGTTGGATACAATGGAAAACTCGGAGAGACCTGTGCATTTGTTTCAGAAAAAGTGAAGTTGTCCCCTGGAGAAG TAAGGCGCCTGCCCCTCAAACTGGAGTATGGACATTATGGACCAATAATTACGTCTGACAAGCTGGTCCAGGTGTCGGCCATCACTTTCGACAATGACAACTTTGACTACCACAGGGCAGAGAAGACCATTGTGCTTGATGAGCCAGACATAGAGATCAAG CTGGAGGGAGACGTCACAGTGAACAACCAAGTGGCTGCAGAGCTGAGCATGAAGAACACTTTACCAGAGCCACTGCAGAACTGCAGCTTCACCATTGAGGGGATCGGCCTCACACAAGGGAAACCAATAACAGTGAA GATTGGAACTGTGGGCCCGAAACAAGATGCCAAAGCCAATATTTGCTTCACCCCCAACAATGCTGGTCCCACCGTGCTAGTGGTGAACTTTGATAGTGACAAACTAAGGCATGTTAAAGGCTTCATCAATGTTGTGGTGAAGCCCTGA
- the LOC122776953 gene encoding uncharacterized protein LOC122776953 — protein sequence MNLDSLEGSIQNVLSVLYPPFEATAPTLLSQLFQIIDSRFEGDALRCLLDFLVPAKHILDTVQQAACAQYSNVLFLYEGWPLCLHDQVVVHLAPINPQLLQPGDFYLQVAPFCDQSARIVICSLLEEEGLRVEVVEETPIPETSYPCIFSSGWLKEINQGRHGTPLRQCLLAREQGVVRLPWVQVAVPDFVDVPQCGSSMASAPPPPLQPLLPSPSPHLSDKSLSNSSFPLSPAKESAPKHCNVTSQNSASSSSSHASAFSVETRICPAKHGIAVSLCLVDATTASSSCRLVKLKETETEPKPIGWVSPNTWDSRITRSDTVAITTAVSSTHTPVSTNICKVADKSVLNENTDKDKSVQVGQITAEGEYIDVLQATMLFSKCQFVTEEKQKLGMQMQPHTQTEAQRRAQMQPHAQLEPYRQSQRQPNPQMPPLEHVQLPSNPQTHNHSRSEAPAALMHNVSTETGPPSAPHHSQSDHFHPDSQEPSQCVRTVRFSEKPCTPCMKRRQGGKSSRAQDLRCRYRDSYQAALKNPVTIGQKTEGGSMLAVVEEDGDVSQCVDSQRPTGTKTVDPWCNVQGVWCDSGNQTQSPFSGTICNESGEKNTGPCWKPGDSHIAPCTEHRGANPLKYGDRSHQPAKNNTVLFRKPGYAHCAKPVNGNISAAGPRIHTKDLLNSNDPWQSHGIYAKHPGLQFSSSETSGINMNLMPRERLGNRSNSSGVGPNISNYPKVPQNRQESVSDGRCSSLSTAVVDTSEKCELVIVEGQKVRRRETNDACAEVPQLHVVKCKNSTAFGLVSPKINRRRLVIPDPGNIFTTSRNHHPLENPSQTDPPAAADMQKFFQPVSACPRPDHLPLGSPDPTAHLIYLGVAALTGGRDRTGRAIVEVYGDHQGWRPAVTSQGLCQMLLYFHLITRREIREAGLTLIFDARKTSPRPQVYKALMALQEHSPQVLNSLVLLVDKDNSLRPERCPGVQTDTLSMKALLKLVEGSQLSSHLDGTLCHSYYDWMELHQKLFPFVSDLHEASSLLLSAISKLEEPQRMDTVQSVHQCMMDQRTLMKDVLEDSRLVSLQREGGAILARLRRESDLKYPHCDDLSDAVDSVTSLYNHMEEQVHVLVQKSNVSLEHLEHLMQVREMEGCFTQMQQWYNIEGERHLLEAESVEDSGDRLEQILNSFTGFLIEANDRRHHAMSLVSEAERLQWSGSSYPETETFRTFVSTFTSGLDDFLSRAEACGRALQIMVNVCDFCEQAVALASECSDYLDQSQTNSQPIQHQSQDPEVVNHSRGQSDCPTAHSSGPTTITGVPLSGNDGSILQNFHDRFLQFSPERFQEVKVQASALQGSRGMRVWNIAWLRCQEARQQLQERIRDVDEIYHQNPDSRNWCECHYVDVVSTNDQTTPPGGQSLVVQSTPGPRHPQWEGIVSGAVDLGKRKPVMGSNSTNSTNIACCNSIIKHEDHSNDGTNQGSKFTPQSPNRSARRAEREVRRRQTSRARRDRDAAAMSQSHTVGCQWFPWGRGLKGRSMSQDSCTVGVAAAESSTPPEHHVRPPSSCSHHGQPSCRILKEAQKFQISRHGSFCSDDSCVSDRGAAGGDGTSSCKHSSLPIRRFEGAFCLANPQDSASSALRLQRVLEELVVTEREYVRSLSYILTHYLPLLDRPDIPQDLRGKRGIIFGNLEKLYNFHSHYFLPELEACQREPAMVARCFLRHSESFGLYALYSKNKPQSDALILHRRHDIFKKKQQELGDMMDLSSYLLRPIQRISKYSLLLQDMLALAGSYRPKDRIQDTLLASSVGAQSICGSGVYVPDLSSSERERVRAEIQGAADLVRFQMRHGNDLLTMDAIRDCDVNLKEQGQLIRQDEFTVFFKKKKCLRRIFLFEDLILFSKTKRTDVGNDVYVYKQSFKTSDIGMTHNSGVSGLCFEIWFRRRKSEDTYTLKASSMEVKKAWTTDLERILWDQATHSRELRMQERVFMGMGRKPFMDIQPSDAAICDRAVSCVLPGRIPVTCCSHRGLDYPRPHSIGSGSTASTTLSQSSSSSGRGSLPPSGYPGCQSQGVEPSPAICSSPEAVTDTELNSLHQQQHHQLHRNCDEWKSHHHLSKFIFQVDSTESSTECIVPSSSNHSCLSAIGGETVNDSSSFVSECSKPRPPLCRTPSLRTNGSPLMSRNILGVAPKPPHLVQDDEIIIAKSTAV from the exons AACCTAGATTCTCTGGAAGGCTCCATCCAGAACGTGCTGTCGGTGCTGTACCCCCCCTTCGAGGCTACTGCACCCACTCTCCTCAGCCAGCTCTTCCAAATCATTGATAGTCGTTTTGAGGGAGACGCCCTGCGGTGCCTGCTTGACTTTCTGGTCCCGGCCAAGCACATCTTAGACACTGTGCAGCAGGCTGCATGT GCTCAATACTCTAATGTTCTCTTCCTCTATGAGGGATGGcctctgtgtttacatgatCAAGTCGTTGTTCATCTTGCTCCGATCAACCCCCAGCTACTTCAGCCCGGTGACTTTTACCTTCAGGTGGCACCATTTTGTGACCAATCAGCTCGCATCGTGATCTGCAGCCTCCTGGAAGAGGAGGGGCTCAGAGTGGAAGTAGTTGAGGAGACCCCAATCCCTGAAACGTCCTATCCTTGTATATTCAGCTCTGGGTGGTTAAAGGAGATCAATCAGGGCCGTCATGGAACGCCTCTCAGACAATGCCTGCTTGCCAGGGAACAGGGAGTGGTGAGGTTACCATGGGTACAGGTGGCTGTGCCTGATTTTGTGGATGTGCCACAGTGTGGAAGTAGTAtggcctctgctcctcctcctcctctacaacctctgcttccttctccttctcctcatctTTCTGATAAATCTTTATCAAATAGTTCATTTCCTCTTTCCCCTGCAAAGGAATCTGCACCAAAACACTGTAATGTAACCAGTCAAAATTCagcttcatcatcttcttcacaTGCCTCTGCCTTCTCCGTGGAGACCAGAATTTGTCCAGCAAAGCACGGCATTGCTGTGTCACTCTGCTTGGTGGATGCTACCactgcttcttcttcatgtAGGCTGGTCAAATTGAAAGAAACTGAAACGGAGCCCAAGCCTATAGGCTGGGTGTCCCCAAATACGTGGGACAGCCGCATCACTAGGTCAGATACAGTGGCAATAACAACTGCTGTTTCAAGTACACACACTCCTGTAAGTACAAATATATGTAAAGTTGCAGACAAGAGTGTTCTTAATGAAAATACTGATAAAGATAAGAGTGTGCAGGTAGGCCAGATCACAGCGGAAGGCGAATATATTGATGTTCTCCAGGCAACTATGCTTTTTTCTAAGTGTCAGTTCgtaactgaagaaaaacagaagttaGGGATGCAAATGCAGccgcacacacaaactgaagcaCAGAGACGAGCACAAATGCAACCTCATGCACAGTTAGAGCCATACAGGCAATCACAGAGGCAGCCAAACCCACAGATGCCACCTCTAGAGCATGTGCAATTACCTTcaaatccacaaacacacaatcattcTAGATCAGAGGCTCCTGCAGCATTAATGCACAATGTGTCCACAGAGACAGGACCTCCTTCTGCTCCCCATCATTCCCAGTCAGATCACTTTCACCCTGACTCCCAGGAGCCCTCTCAGTGTGTCCGTACTGTCCGTTTTTCTGAGAAACCCTGTACTCCATGCATGAAAAGGAGACAAGGTGGAAAGTCTTCTAGAGCTCAGGACCTGAGGTGTCGATACAGGGATTCCTACCAGGCTGCTTTAAAAAACCCTGTCACCATTGGACAGAAAACAGAGGGGGGGAGTATGTTagctgtggtggaggaggatggTGATGTCTCACAGTGTGTTGACAGTCAGAGGCCAACAGGGACTAAAACAGTGGATCCTTGGTGTAATGTTCAAGGAGTGTGGTGTGATTCTGGAAACCAAACCCAGTCTCCTTTCAGTGGAACCATCTGTAATGAGtcgggagaaaaaaacactggtcCATGTTGGAAACCAGGAGATTCACACATTGCTCCCTGCACAGAGCACAGGGGCGCAAATCCTTTAAAATATGGTGATCGATCACATCAgcctgccaaaaacaacacagtgctATTCAGGAAACCAGGGTATGCACACTGTGCCAAACCTGTGAATGGGAACATTTCAGCAGCAGGACCAAGGATACACACTAAAGATTTGTTAAATTCAAATGATCCTTGGCAGTCTCATGGAATCTATGCCAAACATCCTGGATTACAGTTCAGTTCAAGTGAAACTTCAGGGATTAACATGAACCTCATGCCTCGTGAAAGATTAGGAAACCGAAGTAATTCCTCAGGGGTGGGTCCAAACATTTCCAATTATCCTAAGGTGCCACAAAACCGACAAGAATCTGTGTCCGATGGAAGATGTTCGTCCCTCTCCACAGCTGTGGTGGACACCTCAGAGAAGTGTGAACTGGTCATTGTTGAAGGTCAAAAGGTCCGGAGAAGAGAAACCAATGATGCCTGTGCAGAGGTTCCTCAGCTGCATGTggtcaaatgtaaaaacagcacAGCCTTTGGGCTGGTTTCACCAAAGATCAACAGAAGGAGGCTGGTAATTCCAG ATCCTGGCAATATATTTACAACCAGTAGAAACCATCATCCACTGGAGAACCCGTCTCAGACAgatccaccagcagcagcagacatgcAGAAGTTCTTCCAGCCTGTCTCTGCTTGTCCCAGACCTGACCACCTCCCCCTGGGATCCCCAGACCCCACAGCCCACCTAATCTACCTGGGAGTAGCAGCTCTCACAG GCGGCAGAGACAGGACAGGCAGGGCAATTGTTGAAGTCTATGGTGACCACCAAGGGTGGAGACCAGCTGTAACAAGCCAGGGGCTCTGTCAGATGTTGCTCTACTTCCACTTGATCACCAG aagagaaatcagagaagCTGGGTTGACACTCATTTTTGAtgcaaggaagacaagtcctcGACCACAGGTCTACAAGGCCTTGATGGCTCTTCAG GAGCACAGTCCCCAAGTGCTAAACAGTTTGGTGCTGCTGGTGGACAAAGACAACAGTCTACGTCCCGAGCGATGTCCTGGAGTCCag ACTGACACTTTATCGATGAAAGCCTTGCTGAAGCTGGTGGAGGGGAGTCAGTTGAGCTCCCATCTAGATGGCACGCTGTGTCACAGCTACTATGACTGGATGGAGCTGCATCAG AAACTCTTCCCTTTTGTATCTGATCTTCATGAGGCATCAAGCCTGCTGCTGAGTGCCATTAGTAAGTTAGAGGAGCCCCAGAGGATGGACACTGTCCAG AGTGTGCACCAGTGCATGATGGACCAGAGGACTCTGATGAAGGACGTGCTGGAGGACAGCAGATTGGTCAGTCTTCAGAGAGAGGGTGGGGCCATCCTGGCCAGGCTGAGGAGGGAGAGTGACCTGAAATATCCGCACTGTGACGACCTCAG TGATGCAGTGGACTCGGTGACCAGCCTGTATAACCACATGGAGGAGCAGGTTCATGTCCTCGTGCAGAAGTCTAATGTGTCCTTGGAACACCTGGAGCACCTGATGCAAgtcagagagatggagggatgcTTCACCCAG ATGCAGCAGTGGTATAATATAGAAGgtgagcgccacctgctggaggCTGAATCAGTGGAGGACTCTGGAGACAGACTGGAGCAGATCCTGAACAGCTTCACTGGTTTCCTTATTGAAGCAAAT GATCGAAGGCACCATGCCATGTCGTTGGTGTCAGAGGCAGAGCGTCTCCAGTGGAGCGGGTCCTCCTacccagagacagagacattcaGGACTTTTGTCAGCACCTTCACATCAGGCCTGGATGACTTCCTGAGCAGGGCTGAGGCCTGTGGCAGAGCGCTGCAGATCATGGTCAACGTGTGTGATTTCTGTGAGCAG GCTGTAGCTCTGGCCAGTGAATGCTCTGATTACCTGGACCAGAGTCAAACAAACTCTCAACCGATACAACATCAAAGTCAAGACCCTGAAGTGGTCAACCACTCTCGTGGCCAGTCTGACTGCCCCACAGCACATAGTTCTGGCCCAACAACCATCACTGGTGTTCCATTGTCAGGCAATGACGGCTCCATCCTTCAGAATTTTCATGACCGGTTTCTCCAGTTCAGCCCAGAGAGATTTCAGGAGGTAAAAGTCCAGGCCAGTGCCCTACAGGGCTCCAGGGGGATGCGGGTCTGGAACATAGCCTGGCTGAGGTGTCAGGAGGCCAGACAGCAGCTTCAGGAGAGGATACGGGATGTGGATGAAATTTATCACCAAAATCCAGACTCTCGCAACTGGTGTGAATGTCATTATGTTGATGTGGTGAGCACTAATGATCAGACAACACCACCTGGTGGTCAGAGTCTGGTGGTACAATCAACTCCTGGGCCTCGGCACCCACAGTGGGAGGGCATTGTGTCTGGAGCGGTGGATTTAGGGAAGAGAAAACCAGTTATGGGGAGCAACAGCACTAATTCAACAAATATTGCTTGCTGTAACAGCATCATCAAACATGAGGATCACAGCAATGATGGAACCAACCAGGGATCAAAGTTCACTCCACAATCACCTAACag ATCAGCGAGGAGAGCAGAAAGAGAGGTACGCAGGAGACAGACGAGCAGAGCGAGGAGAGATCGAGATGCCGCTGCTATGTCCCAGTCCCACACTGTTGGCTGCCAGTGGTTTCCATGGGGACGAGGTCTCAAAGGGAGATCCATGAGCCAAGACTCGTGCACCGTAGGAGTGGCTGCAGCCGAGTCCTCCACTCCTCCAGAGCACCACGTTCGACCCCCATCATCCTGCTCACACCATGGCCAGCCATCATGTCGGATTCTCAAGGAGGCGCAGAAGTTCCAGATCTCGCGCCATGGGAGCTTCTGCTCTGATGACTCCTGTGTGAGCGACCGTGGTGCTGCAGGGGGTGATGGGACTTCATCCTGCAAGCACTCCAGCCTGCCCATCAGGAGATTTGAGGGGGCGTTTTGTTTGGCAAATCCACAGGATAGTGCCAGCAGTGCCCT GAGGCTGCAGCGTGTACTGGAAGAGCTGGtggtcacagagagagagtatgtCCGCTCGCTGAGCTACATCTTGACCCATTACCTGCCCCTGCTGGACAGACCAGACATCCCCCAGGACCTTAGGGGAAAGCGCGGCATCATCTTCGGCAACCTGGAGAAGCTTTACAACTTCCACAGCCACTACTTCCTGCCAGAGCTGGAGGCCTGTCAGAGGGAACCTGCCATGGTGGCCCGCTGCTTTCTCAGACAC AGTGAGAGTTTTGGCCTGTATGCTCTGTATAGTAAGAACAAACCTCAGTCAGATGCCCTCATACTGCACCGTCGCCATGACATCTTTAAG aagaagcagcaggagctGGGGGACATGATGGACCTCTCATCCTACCTGCTGAGGCCCATCCAGAGGATCAGCAAGTACAGTCTCCTTTTGCAAGACATGCTGGCACTGGCTGGGTCGTACAGGCCAAAAGACAGGATCCAAGATACACTGCTTGCATCTTCAGTGGGCGCACAAAGCATATGTGGCTCAGGTGTGTACGTGCCTGATCTGTCGAGCAGTGAGAGGGAGCGTGTGAGAGCTGAGATCCAGGGTGCTGCAGACCTGGTGCGATTTCAGATGCGTCACGGCAACGATTTGCTCACCATGGACGCCATCCGAGACTGTGAT GTGAATTTAAAGGAGCAGGGTCAGCTGATTCGCCAAGATGAGTTCACAGTTTTcttcaaaaagaagaaatgtctTCGCCGCATCTTTCTCTTTGAAGACCTAATCCTCTTCAGCAAGACGAAGAGGACGGATGTTGGCAatgatgtttatgtttacaaGCAGTCTTTCAAG ACCAGTGACATTGGCATGACTCATAACTCTGGTGTGAGTGGCCTGTGTTTTGAGATCTGGTTTCGCAGGAGGAAGAGTGAGGACACCTACACCCTAAAGGCCTCCAGCATGGAGGTGAAGAAAGCCTGGACCACCGACCTGGAGAGAATCCTGTGGGATCAAGCCACTCACAGTAGAG AGCTACGTATGCAGGAGAGGGTGTTTATGGGAATGGGCCGCAAACCTTTCATGGACATTCAACCCAGTGATGCTGCTATTTGTGACCGAGCTGTCAGCTGTGTCCTGCCTGGGAGAA TCCCTGTGACGTGTTGTTCACACAGGGGCTTAGACTATCCACGACCACACTCCATTGGCTCTGGCAGCACAGCCTCCACCACCCTCAGCcaatcttcctcctcctctggccgGGGCTCACTGCCACCTTCTGGTTATCCTGGGTGCCAGTCGCAGGGAGTGGAGCCCAGTCCTGCCATCTGCTCATCCCCAGAGGCTGTGACAGACACTGAACTAAACAGCCTtcatcagcaacagcatcatCAACTTCATCGCAATTGTGACGAGTGGAaaagtcatcatcatctcaGTAAATTTATTTTCCAAG tTGACAGCACTGAATCCTCTACAGAATGCATCGTCCCCAGCAGCTCGAACCACAGCTGCCTGTCTGCCATTGGCGGTGAGACGGTGAACGACTCCTCCTCTTTTGTGTCTGAGTGTtcaaagccccgcccaccactgtgtcGGACCCCCAGCCTGAGGACAAACGGCTCACCTCTGATGAGCAGAAATATACTGGGAGTTGCACCCAAACCCCCACATCTGGTGCAG GATGATGAAAttattatcgcaaaatcaacgGCAGTTTAA